From a single Oreochromis niloticus isolate F11D_XX linkage group LG3, O_niloticus_UMD_NMBU, whole genome shotgun sequence genomic region:
- the gps2 gene encoding G protein pathway suppressor 2, whose amino-acid sequence MPALLERPKLSNAMARALHKHIMRERERKRQEEEEVDKMMEQKMKEEEERKRTKEIEERMSLEETKEQVMKMGEKLQGLQEEKHQLFLQLKKVLHEEEKRRRKEQSDITTLTSASYQQSLPMHPGQHLLGIQGNPVSHSRPAPLLGERSKQLFPAAVLPARHYQTPGFSSGSAEHGQFSGGQGVHEPYGVAQAQHPSSYAPGPSVPVSFASSSQIRGASAFQAMQYLPHQQAGYPVHFTSQQGYIPGAGIPLQKQLEHANQQSGFTDASGLRPMHPPAMHPSAPGLLPTSSMAVQIPTAKAPFQSSPQSAPRHSFLPHSQSGQRFYHHGK is encoded by the exons aggaggaagaggtggaCAAAATGATGGAGCAGAAGatgaaggaagaggaagagaggaagaggacaaAAGAGATAGAGGAGAGGATGTCCTTGGAGGAAACAAAAGAACAG GTGATGAAGATGGGGGAAAAACTTCAGGGACTACAAGAAGAGAAACATCAGCTCTTTTTACAGCTCAAGAAAGTTCTCCACGAAGAGGAGAAAAGACGAAGAAAAGAGCAGAG TGATATTACAACTTTGACATCAGCGAGCTACCAGCAGAGTCTGCCCATGCACCCAGGACAGCACCTCCTCGGCATTCAAG GCAATCCAGTCAGCCACAGCAGACCTGCCCCACTGCTCGGAGAAAGGAGCAAACAGCTGTTCCCAGCTGCTGTCCTCCCT GCACGCCATTATCAGACGCCTGGCTTCAGCTCAGGCTCCGCAGAGCATGGCCAGTTCAGCGGAGGTCAGGGGGTCCATGAGCCCTACGGAGTGGCTCAGGCTCAGCATCCTTCCAGCTACGCCCCCGGACCCTCAGTGCCAGTCAGTTTCGCAAGCAGCTCTCAGATCAGAG GCGCATCTGCATTTCAAGCAATGCAGTACCTCCCTCACCAGCAGGCTGGTTACCCTGTTCACTTCACCTCCCAGCAAG GATACATCCCTGGAGCAGGAATACCCCTGCAGAAGCAGCTGGAACATGCTAACCAACAGTCGGGCTTTACTGACGCA AGTGGTTTGAGGCCCATGCACCCCCCAGCCATGCATCCTTCCGCCCCAGGTCTGCTGCCCACATCGTCGATGGCGGTCCAGATCCCTACTGCAAAG GCTCCGTTCCAGAGCTCTCCCCAGAGCGCTCCCCGTCATAGCTTCCTGCCCCACAGCCAAAGCGGGCAGAGGTTTTACCACCACGGCAAGTAG